In Nocardioides sp. zg-1228, a single window of DNA contains:
- a CDS encoding acyl-CoA dehydrogenase family protein — protein MTARRHLPTDESRDLLALTREIATKELAPRAAEAEATETFPRDVFTMLGRAGLLSLPYPEEQGGGGQPYEVYLQVLEEIGAVWSSVGVGVSVHALSCFGLAHFGTDEQRAEWLPDMLSGDLLGAYCLSEAHAGSDPAAMRTTARRDGDSYVINGAKAWTTHGGHADFYKVMARTSDDRNGISCFLVPADAEGLSADPPERKMGLTGSATATMRFDGVRVDASRRLGAEGEGLRIALAGLDSGRLGIAAVAVGLAQGALDAAVAYARERETFGTRIIDHQGLAFVLADMEAAIVSARATVLHAARLRDAGVPFSREASIAKLVATDNAMSVTTDAVQVLGGYGYTRDFPVERYMREAKVMQIFEGTNQIQRMVISRSLAKDDAGAIG, from the coding sequence ATGACCGCTCGCCGCCACCTGCCCACCGACGAGTCCCGCGACCTGCTCGCGCTGACCCGCGAGATCGCGACCAAGGAGCTCGCCCCTCGCGCGGCCGAGGCGGAGGCGACCGAGACGTTCCCCCGCGACGTCTTCACGATGCTCGGCCGGGCCGGCCTGCTGTCGCTGCCCTACCCCGAGGAGCAGGGCGGGGGCGGGCAGCCCTACGAGGTCTACCTCCAGGTGCTCGAGGAGATCGGCGCCGTGTGGTCGTCGGTCGGCGTGGGGGTCTCGGTCCACGCCCTGTCGTGCTTCGGCCTCGCGCACTTCGGCACCGACGAGCAGCGTGCCGAGTGGCTTCCCGACATGCTCAGCGGCGACCTGCTCGGCGCCTACTGCCTCTCCGAGGCGCATGCCGGCTCCGACCCCGCCGCGATGCGTACGACGGCACGACGCGACGGCGACTCGTACGTCATCAACGGAGCCAAGGCCTGGACCACCCACGGCGGGCACGCCGACTTCTACAAGGTGATGGCCCGCACCTCCGACGACCGCAACGGCATCTCCTGCTTCCTCGTGCCCGCCGACGCCGAGGGCCTCAGCGCCGACCCCCCGGAGCGCAAGATGGGCCTCACCGGCTCGGCGACCGCCACGATGCGCTTCGACGGCGTACGCGTCGACGCCTCGCGCCGCCTCGGAGCCGAGGGCGAGGGACTCCGCATCGCGCTGGCCGGCCTCGACTCGGGTCGTCTCGGCATCGCCGCCGTCGCGGTCGGCCTCGCCCAGGGTGCGCTCGACGCGGCCGTGGCCTACGCCCGCGAGCGGGAGACCTTCGGCACGCGCATCATCGACCACCAGGGCCTCGCCTTCGTGCTCGCCGACATGGAGGCCGCGATCGTCTCGGCACGCGCCACGGTGCTGCACGCCGCCCGCCTGCGCGACGCGGGGGTGCCGTTCTCGCGCGAGGCCTCGATCGCCAAGCTCGTCGCCACCGACAACGCCATGTCGGTCACCACCGACGCGGTCCAGGTGCTCGGCGGCTACGGCTACACCCGCGACTTCCCGGTCGAGCGCTACATGCGCGAGGCCAAGGTCATGCAGATCTTCGAGGGCACCAACCAGATCCAGCGGATGGTGATCTCCCGGTCGCTGGCCAAGGACGACGCCGGCGCGATCGGCTGA
- a CDS encoding type 1 glutamine amidotransferase domain-containing protein yields MSKRIAFLTATEGVEEVELTTPWQAATDAGHTADLLSTDEGEVQLFQHLDKSSTQRVDRRVSDVAVADYDALVLPGGVANPDALRMDEEAVAFVRDFVDSGKPVAAICHAAWTLVEADRVRGKRVASWPSLQTDIRNGGGEWVDEEVVVDGNLITSRNPDDIPAFSQALLEALG; encoded by the coding sequence ATGTCCAAGCGCATCGCATTCCTGACCGCGACCGAAGGCGTCGAGGAGGTCGAGCTCACCACGCCGTGGCAGGCCGCGACCGACGCCGGCCACACCGCCGACCTGCTCTCCACCGACGAGGGCGAGGTCCAGCTCTTCCAGCACCTCGACAAGTCGAGCACCCAGCGGGTCGACCGGCGCGTCTCCGACGTGGCCGTCGCCGACTACGACGCGCTGGTCCTGCCCGGAGGGGTCGCCAACCCTGACGCCCTCCGCATGGACGAGGAGGCGGTCGCCTTCGTCCGCGACTTCGTCGACTCCGGCAAGCCCGTCGCCGCCATCTGCCACGCCGCGTGGACCCTCGTCGAGGCCGACCGCGTGCGCGGCAAGCGGGTCGCCAGCTGGCCGAGCCTGCAGACCGACATCCGCAACGGCGGGGGCGAGTGGGTCGACGAGGAGGTCGTCGTCGACGGCAACCTCATCACCAGCCGCAACCCCGACGACATCCCGGCCTTCTCCCAGGCGCTGCTCGAAGCGCTCGGCTGA
- a CDS encoding dihydrofolate reductase family protein, with the protein MTEPLELQRLADLTDDELAAAYTPLREPWLRVNFVSTVDGAATGSDGLSGTINNAADKRVFDALRRRAHCLVVGAGTVREEEYDVPRVPIVVVSRSADVPPSLAEAPPGRVLMATVATSAGLERARERLGDDCVLVLGEEQIDLAALKAALAQRGWTEQLCEGGPSLFADLLAAGVVDELCWTVVPLLTGGDAVRIAAGAEVDVPLRPTLLLEQDGTLLGRWLVE; encoded by the coding sequence GTGACCGAGCCCCTCGAGCTGCAGCGCCTGGCCGACCTGACCGACGACGAGCTGGCGGCCGCCTACACACCGCTCCGCGAGCCGTGGCTGCGGGTCAACTTCGTCAGCACCGTGGACGGCGCGGCCACCGGCTCCGACGGGCTCAGCGGCACGATCAACAACGCCGCCGACAAGCGGGTCTTCGACGCTCTGCGGCGACGGGCGCACTGCCTCGTGGTCGGGGCCGGCACCGTGCGCGAGGAGGAGTACGACGTCCCGCGGGTGCCGATCGTCGTCGTCAGCCGCTCGGCCGACGTGCCGCCGAGCCTGGCCGAGGCGCCGCCCGGGCGGGTGCTGATGGCGACCGTGGCCACCTCGGCCGGGCTGGAGCGGGCGCGCGAGCGGCTCGGCGACGACTGCGTGCTGGTGCTCGGGGAGGAGCAGATCGACCTGGCGGCGCTCAAGGCCGCGCTGGCCCAGCGGGGCTGGACCGAGCAGCTCTGCGAGGGCGGGCCGTCGCTCTTCGCCGACCTGCTGGCCGCGGGGGTGGTCGACGAGCTGTGCTGGACCGTGGTGCCGCTGCTGACCGGCGGCGACGCCGTACGCATCGCCGCCGGCGCAGAGGTCGATGTGCCCCTGCGCCCCACCCTGCTGCTGGAGCAGGACGGGACGTTGCTGGGGCGCTGGCTGGTGGAGTGA
- a CDS encoding dihydropteroate synthase: protein MITLADLATLHAEHAGAWDSPVAPVVLDGPRGPVSIGDGAVTLMGCINLSRDSTYRESVATSPADAVRMGRIQAAQGAAVIDLGAESSNAGTARVTPAEQIAGLVPAVKQLAAEAVVSVETYEPEVVRACLDAGARVLNMTGREHEDRMLALAAEYDAAVIMCFGTTANVRDIDDVPPDSDPMPVLLDHFAPRLAHARSLGVDKVVVDPGMGFYYGNLVDPIPRARHQARVLAQTFRLRPLGVPACNALPHTYDLFGDEFRKAEGFYGVFAALGGAHLLRVHEVAHLRVVLRAMAELEVR from the coding sequence GTGATCACCCTTGCGGACCTGGCCACCCTGCACGCCGAGCACGCCGGTGCCTGGGACAGCCCCGTGGCGCCGGTCGTCCTCGACGGTCCGAGAGGGCCGGTGTCGATCGGCGACGGCGCCGTCACGCTGATGGGCTGCATCAACCTCTCCCGCGACTCCACCTACCGCGAGAGCGTCGCCACCAGCCCTGCCGACGCCGTGCGCATGGGTCGCATCCAGGCCGCGCAGGGCGCCGCCGTGATCGACCTCGGCGCGGAGTCGAGCAACGCCGGCACGGCGCGGGTGACGCCGGCCGAGCAGATCGCCGGTCTCGTGCCCGCCGTGAAGCAGCTCGCGGCCGAGGCGGTCGTCTCGGTCGAGACCTACGAGCCCGAGGTGGTCCGGGCCTGCCTCGACGCCGGTGCCCGGGTCCTCAACATGACCGGTCGCGAGCACGAGGACCGGATGCTCGCCCTCGCCGCGGAGTACGACGCCGCCGTGATCATGTGCTTCGGCACCACGGCCAACGTGCGCGACATCGACGACGTGCCCCCCGACTCAGATCCGATGCCGGTGCTGCTCGACCACTTCGCGCCCCGGCTCGCGCACGCCCGCTCGCTCGGGGTGGACAAGGTCGTCGTCGACCCCGGCATGGGCTTCTACTACGGCAACCTCGTCGACCCGATCCCCCGCGCCCGCCACCAGGCCCGGGTGCTGGCCCAGACCTTCCGCCTCCGCCCCCTCGGCGTTCCCGCGTGCAACGCGCTGCCGCACACCTACGACCTGTTCGGCGACGAGTTCCGCAAGGCCGAGGGGTTCTACGGCGTCTTCGCCGCACTGGGCGGCGCCCACCTGCTCCGGGTCCACGAGGTCGCGCACCTGCGGGTGGTGCTGCGGGCGATGGCCGAGCTCGAGGTCCGCTGA
- the galE gene encoding UDP-glucose 4-epimerase GalE has product MKILVSGGAGYIGSHTVVQLVAAGHDVVIVDNFSNAHPTVLGRMESLTGTALTLHSFDLCDRDKTEHLFAAEAFDAVIHFAGFKAVGESVEKPLDYYENNLGSTFSLVRAMQRHGVDKLVFSSSATVYGTDQAGATEDRPTFATNPYGWTKVMQEQILRDVAAAAPQMRFALLRYFNPVGAHESGTIGEDPSGTPNNLMPFIAQVAVGKRDKLLVFGDDYDTPDGTGVRDYIHVEDLAAGHVAALEALATTSDGVNVWNLGSGHGTSVLELLRAFERAVGRELPHEVVARRPGDVAVSYADPSKANRELGWSTTKSVDEMAADTWRWQSQNPQGYAG; this is encoded by the coding sequence ATGAAGATCCTCGTCAGCGGCGGCGCCGGCTACATCGGCTCGCACACCGTCGTCCAGCTCGTCGCTGCAGGTCACGACGTCGTCATCGTCGACAACTTCAGCAACGCCCATCCGACGGTGCTCGGTCGGATGGAGTCGCTCACCGGCACGGCGCTCACGCTGCACTCCTTCGACCTGTGCGACCGCGACAAGACCGAGCACCTCTTCGCGGCCGAGGCGTTCGACGCGGTGATCCACTTCGCCGGCTTCAAGGCGGTGGGGGAGAGCGTCGAGAAGCCGCTCGACTACTACGAGAACAACCTCGGCTCGACGTTCTCGCTCGTGCGCGCGATGCAGCGCCACGGCGTGGACAAGCTGGTGTTCTCCTCCAGCGCGACCGTCTACGGCACCGACCAGGCCGGTGCCACCGAGGACCGCCCCACCTTCGCCACCAACCCCTACGGCTGGACCAAGGTGATGCAGGAGCAGATCCTGCGCGACGTCGCCGCGGCGGCGCCGCAGATGCGCTTCGCCCTGCTGCGCTACTTCAACCCCGTCGGCGCCCACGAGTCGGGCACGATCGGCGAGGACCCCTCGGGCACCCCCAACAACCTGATGCCCTTCATCGCCCAGGTGGCGGTCGGCAAGCGCGACAAGCTGCTCGTCTTCGGCGACGACTACGACACCCCCGACGGCACCGGCGTGCGCGACTACATCCACGTCGAGGACCTCGCCGCCGGCCACGTCGCCGCCCTCGAGGCGCTCGCCACCACGAGCGACGGCGTCAACGTCTGGAACCTCGGCTCCGGCCACGGCACGAGCGTCCTGGAGCTGCTGCGCGCCTTCGAGCGGGCGGTCGGTCGCGAGCTGCCCCACGAGGTCGTCGCCCGGCGCCCCGGCGACGTCGCGGTCTCCTACGCCGACCCCTCCAAGGCCAACCGCGAGCTCGGCTGGAGCACGACGAAGTCGGTCGACGAGATGGCCGCCGACACGTGGCGCTGGCAGTCGCAGAACCCGCAGGGCTACGCCGGCTGA
- the gmd gene encoding GDP-mannose 4,6-dehydratase — MPSALITGITGQDGLYLAELLIEKGYDVHGLIRGQNNPRRALVEDLVPDVTLHHGDLTDLSSLMRAMRDSEPDEVYNLGAISFVAYSWENAFVTSDVTGMGVLNMLEAVRLHAGDDPSSIRFYQASSSEMFGKVQEVPQSERTLLWPRSPYGVSKVYGHYMTINYRESYRMHASSGILFNHESPRRGPEFVTRKISQAVARIHLGQQDSMALGNLDARRDWGYAGDYVEAMWRMLQQDTADDYVIATGETWSIRDFLDLAFAHVGIDDWARYVTQDPRFMRPAEVELLIGDASKARDRLGWTPSVSFAELVAMMVDADIAAAKAGW, encoded by the coding sequence GTGCCGAGCGCTCTCATCACCGGAATCACCGGACAGGACGGTCTCTACCTCGCCGAGCTGCTGATCGAGAAGGGCTACGACGTCCACGGCCTGATCCGCGGCCAGAACAATCCGCGCCGCGCCCTGGTCGAGGACCTCGTCCCCGACGTCACGCTGCACCACGGCGACCTGACCGACCTGTCCAGCCTGATGCGGGCGATGCGCGACTCCGAGCCCGACGAGGTCTACAACCTCGGCGCGATCTCGTTCGTCGCCTACTCCTGGGAGAACGCCTTCGTCACCAGCGACGTCACCGGCATGGGCGTGCTCAACATGCTCGAGGCGGTGCGCCTCCACGCGGGCGACGACCCGTCCTCCATCCGCTTCTACCAGGCCTCGAGCTCGGAGATGTTCGGCAAGGTGCAGGAGGTGCCGCAGTCGGAGCGCACCCTGCTGTGGCCGCGCTCGCCCTACGGCGTGAGCAAGGTCTACGGCCACTACATGACGATCAACTACCGCGAGTCCTACCGCATGCACGCCTCGTCGGGCATCCTGTTCAACCACGAGTCTCCGCGCCGCGGCCCCGAGTTCGTGACCCGCAAGATCAGCCAGGCGGTCGCCCGGATCCACCTGGGCCAGCAGGACTCGATGGCCCTCGGCAACCTCGACGCGCGCCGCGACTGGGGCTACGCCGGCGACTACGTCGAGGCGATGTGGCGGATGCTCCAGCAGGACACCGCCGACGACTACGTCATCGCCACGGGCGAGACCTGGTCGATCCGCGACTTCCTCGACCTCGCCTTCGCGCATGTCGGCATCGACGACTGGGCCCGCTACGTCACCCAGGACCCCCGCTTCATGCGCCCGGCCGAGGTCGAGCTGCTCATCGGCGACGCCAGCAAGGCCAGGGACAGGCTCGGCTGGACGCCGAGCGTCTCGTTCGCCGAGCTGGTGGCGATGATGGTCGACGCCGACATCGCCGCCGCCAAGGCGGGTTGGTGA
- a CDS encoding GDP-mannose 4,6-dehydratase, whose protein sequence is MTAAALITGIGGQDGTYLAERLVAEGLEVHALALAGDGHPEHCPAEVVLHTGDLADVEGTRRLVREVAPREVYNLAAISSVAQSWDEPDRTAQVNGLAAVALMESARQVHGVRLVQASSAEIFGEAADSPQTEDTPVAPVNPYGASKAYAHLSARVYRQRDLHVSSAILYNHESPRRHPRFVTRKITSTVAAIARGEADELVLGNVDVRRDWGWAPDYVDAMVRAARADEPGDYVVATGTAHSVRDFVAAAFAAAGIDDWEPLVRQDAAFFRPADPTELVGDASRAHEELGWAPTVDFAEIVRRMVAADLA, encoded by the coding sequence GTGACCGCAGCCGCCCTCATCACCGGCATCGGCGGGCAGGACGGCACCTACCTCGCCGAACGCCTGGTGGCCGAGGGCCTCGAGGTGCACGCGCTGGCGCTGGCGGGCGACGGCCACCCGGAGCACTGCCCGGCCGAGGTGGTGCTGCACACCGGCGACCTGGCCGACGTCGAGGGCACCCGACGGCTGGTGCGCGAGGTCGCGCCGCGCGAGGTCTACAACCTGGCCGCGATCAGCTCGGTGGCCCAGTCGTGGGACGAGCCCGACCGCACCGCGCAGGTCAACGGGCTGGCGGCGGTCGCGCTGATGGAGTCGGCGCGCCAGGTGCACGGCGTACGCCTGGTGCAGGCCTCGAGCGCCGAGATCTTCGGTGAGGCCGCCGACTCGCCCCAGACCGAGGACACCCCGGTGGCGCCGGTCAACCCCTACGGCGCATCGAAGGCGTACGCCCACCTGTCCGCGCGCGTCTACCGCCAGCGCGACCTGCACGTCTCGAGCGCGATCCTCTACAACCACGAGTCGCCGCGCCGGCACCCGCGGTTCGTGACCCGCAAGATCACCTCGACGGTGGCCGCCATCGCCCGCGGCGAGGCCGACGAGCTGGTGCTCGGCAACGTCGACGTGCGCCGCGACTGGGGCTGGGCGCCCGACTACGTCGACGCCATGGTGCGCGCCGCCCGTGCCGACGAGCCCGGCGACTACGTCGTCGCGACCGGCACGGCCCACTCGGTGCGCGACTTCGTGGCCGCCGCCTTCGCCGCCGCCGGCATCGACGACTGGGAGCCGCTGGTGCGCCAGGACGCCGCGTTCTTCCGCCCCGCCGACCCGACCGAGCTCGTCGGCGACGCGAGCCGGGCGCACGAGGAGCTGGGGTGGGCGCCGACGGTCGACTTCGCTGAGATCGTGCGGCGGATGGTGGCGGCCGACCTCGCCTGA
- a CDS encoding alpha/beta hydrolase, with the protein MTVTIEVPASVPAQIKKPEGDAGGADALATTIYAAAGRYEEFADRSRELQDLGSWAGVAYDAYKEASGVASGEHSAMATTVRRVGRGVTAFADTLRDLLRAHEDLLERKRSLDGRRTALIADIDAATEVTDAEIAAFRERARDLRADYADLVADDDDLQRRVRDNETLLRQVFQAADSLPESLSADGRVPPMAESAMNRPGAPGSGATPEEVQRWWDGLSEAEREAVIAAYPERVGQGDGLPADARDQANRVLLDDDLARLAAKDDDGTISPLERRVLANAGQARDALANADAYTDPLDPALRPGGTLWLYDPAAYDGDGRVAVAVGDLDHADDVAVFTPGITTDMGDTTAYTDRMMNLYESTRYNGDGSSVATMFWLGYDAPDGPTDPATLSEGRAEEGGRNLADAIDGLRASRPDDPAHLTAVGHSYGSTTTAYATHGDASDVDEVVLIGSPGAGPADHADDLGPGSDHVYVGRDSRDLVAVLGDEGWVGKLGLGLGTDPSSEDFGAQRFEAEDVDRSWIRNTGDAHSSYLDPDTESLYNIGLIVDGHGDQINEAAQSYDPWWGPPQDPEWDRDPTAGQPGRSDTSPDR; encoded by the coding sequence ATGACGGTCACCATCGAGGTGCCGGCCTCCGTCCCGGCGCAGATCAAGAAGCCCGAGGGCGACGCGGGCGGCGCCGACGCCCTCGCCACCACCATCTACGCCGCGGCCGGTCGCTACGAGGAGTTCGCCGACAGGAGCCGCGAGCTGCAGGACCTCGGCAGCTGGGCCGGCGTCGCCTACGACGCCTACAAGGAGGCGTCGGGCGTGGCGTCCGGCGAGCACTCCGCGATGGCGACGACGGTGCGCCGGGTCGGGCGCGGCGTGACCGCGTTCGCCGACACGCTGCGCGACCTGCTCCGCGCCCACGAAGACCTCCTCGAGCGCAAGCGCTCGCTGGACGGGCGGCGCACCGCGCTGATCGCCGACATCGACGCCGCGACCGAGGTCACCGACGCCGAGATCGCCGCCTTCCGCGAGCGGGCGCGCGACCTGCGCGCCGACTACGCCGACCTGGTCGCCGACGACGACGACCTGCAGCGACGGGTGCGCGACAACGAGACGCTGCTGCGCCAGGTCTTCCAGGCCGCCGACTCGCTCCCGGAGTCGCTCTCCGCCGACGGGCGCGTCCCGCCGATGGCCGAGTCGGCGATGAACCGCCCCGGCGCCCCCGGCAGCGGCGCGACGCCCGAGGAGGTGCAGCGGTGGTGGGACGGCCTCAGCGAGGCCGAGCGGGAGGCGGTCATCGCGGCCTACCCCGAGCGCGTGGGCCAGGGCGACGGACTGCCCGCAGACGCCCGCGATCAGGCCAACCGCGTGCTGCTCGACGACGACCTCGCCCGCCTCGCGGCCAAGGACGACGACGGCACGATCTCGCCGCTCGAGCGCCGGGTGCTCGCCAACGCCGGCCAGGCGCGTGACGCGCTCGCCAACGCCGACGCCTACACCGATCCGCTCGACCCGGCGCTGCGGCCCGGCGGCACGCTGTGGCTCTACGACCCGGCCGCCTACGACGGCGACGGGCGGGTGGCGGTCGCCGTGGGCGACCTCGACCACGCCGACGACGTCGCGGTGTTCACCCCCGGCATCACCACCGACATGGGCGACACCACCGCCTACACCGACCGGATGATGAATCTCTACGAGTCGACGCGCTACAACGGCGACGGGTCGAGCGTCGCGACCATGTTCTGGCTCGGCTACGACGCACCCGACGGCCCCACCGACCCGGCCACGCTGAGCGAGGGGCGGGCCGAGGAGGGCGGGCGCAACCTCGCCGACGCCATCGACGGCCTGCGCGCCTCGCGACCCGACGACCCGGCCCACCTGACGGCCGTCGGCCACAGCTACGGCTCCACCACGACGGCGTACGCCACGCACGGCGACGCCTCCGACGTCGACGAGGTGGTGCTCATCGGCAGTCCCGGCGCGGGTCCGGCCGACCACGCCGACGACCTGGGGCCCGGGTCCGACCACGTCTACGTCGGCCGCGACAGCCGCGACCTCGTCGCCGTGCTGGGCGACGAGGGGTGGGTCGGCAAGCTCGGCCTCGGGCTCGGCACCGACCCGTCGTCGGAGGACTTCGGCGCCCAGCGGTTCGAGGCCGAGGACGTCGACCGCAGCTGGATCCGCAACACCGGTGACGCGCACAGCTCCTACCTCGACCCGGACACCGAGTCGCTCTACAACATCGGCCTGATCGTCGACGGGCACGGCGACCAGATCAACGAGGCCGCGCAGAGCTACGACCCGTGGTGGGGCCCGCCGCAGGACCCCGAGTGGGACCGCGACCCGACCGCGGGGCAGCCCGGCCGCTCCGACACGAGCCCCGACCGGTGA
- the rfbA gene encoding glucose-1-phosphate thymidylyltransferase RfbA, which yields MRGIILAGGTGSRLHPITQGISKQLVPVYDKPMIYYPLSTLMLAGIRDVLIITTPHEADGFHRLLGDGSQFGIDLTFAVQPSPDGLAQAFIIGADHIGDERSALVLGDNIFYGSGLGQQLLRFSELDGAAVFGYHVADPRAYGVVEFDDQGRALSLEEKPEHPKSDFAVPGLYFYDNDVVQYAAELKPSARGELEITDLNRRYLEEGRLHVEVLPRGTAWLDTGTFDSLNDASNFVRTIEGRQGFKVGAPEEVAWRMGWLSDDELAARAEPLRKSGYGEYLLGLLRHG from the coding sequence ATGCGCGGAATCATCCTGGCCGGTGGGACCGGCTCCCGACTGCACCCGATCACGCAGGGCATCAGCAAGCAGCTGGTGCCGGTCTACGACAAGCCGATGATCTACTACCCGCTCTCGACCCTGATGCTCGCCGGCATCCGTGACGTCCTGATCATCACCACGCCCCACGAGGCCGACGGCTTCCACCGGCTGCTCGGCGACGGCTCGCAGTTCGGCATCGACCTGACCTTCGCGGTGCAGCCCAGCCCCGACGGCCTCGCGCAGGCGTTCATCATCGGCGCCGACCACATCGGCGACGAGCGCTCCGCGCTGGTGCTCGGCGACAACATCTTCTACGGCTCCGGCCTCGGCCAGCAGCTGCTGCGCTTCTCCGAGCTCGACGGCGCCGCGGTCTTCGGCTACCACGTCGCCGACCCCCGGGCCTACGGCGTCGTGGAGTTCGACGACCAGGGCCGCGCGCTGTCGCTGGAGGAGAAGCCGGAGCACCCCAAGAGCGACTTCGCGGTGCCGGGGCTCTACTTCTACGACAACGACGTGGTCCAGTACGCCGCCGAGCTGAAGCCGTCTGCGCGCGGGGAGCTCGAGATCACCGACCTCAACCGCCGCTACCTCGAGGAGGGCCGCCTGCACGTCGAGGTGCTGCCCCGCGGCACCGCGTGGCTCGACACCGGCACCTTCGACTCGCTCAACGACGCCTCCAACTTCGTACGCACGATCGAGGGCCGGCAGGGCTTCAAGGTCGGCGCCCCCGAGGAGGTCGCCTGGCGGATGGGGTGGCTGTCCGACGACGAGCTCGCCGCCCGCGCCGAGCCGCTGCGCAAGAGCGGCTACGGCGAATACCTGCTCGGTCTGCTCCGGCACGGCTGA
- a CDS encoding DUF4012 domain-containing protein, translated as MPSSRRATPRRMIRPATVAGALLLVLVGLALLAIPFLSAPGHAEDARAELTAAKEALDAGDIDDAVAAVERARSETDDLQAAVQGVGGDVWSRVPVAGGALRDVRRLGNALDQLVGVAETGVRVLPQVRGEESTLLDGGNVDLDVLESVIADLRAVGARLSDAQAELDAVADTRPLVGERLAEAAADARAEVDPLADGLDAVDPLLTHLPTMLGRNASRQYLVALLNPAEMLYSGGTPQTFVTVDLDRGRLSMGETLDLSTAPGAAQPRYWRKVKGNPLHRGQVKPALATMAPDWAVSGNELANAWRSLRGRRMAGVVVIDVVAVSRLLDVSGPLEVPALGTLTGDNLVEKLIGSYDDYPEPAQRKAVNRALAPVFVDRLLSGNDPVGTGRVLGEAADQRRFAVYLRSPDEQAVVDDLGLTGRLSDTEHDYLGVFTQNKVPSKSDYWQRRTVSTDVAIREDGSARVRMEIEVHNDSPPYAQPLPDPREGYFTRWNTLSVAPFLPKGATFDSVQVDGVPREVSPRSFYGRYFIRPEIEFAPQARHTLAVTYVVPAAAVDRDGALAYRLAIDPQGMVDPQDVRVTVRFPRGYAVDAELPEGWSSAGGRVARYRSDALESVESYEVLAHP; from the coding sequence ATGCCGTCCTCCCGCCGCGCCACCCCGCGGCGGATGATCCGGCCGGCGACGGTCGCGGGCGCGCTGCTCCTGGTGCTGGTGGGCCTGGCCCTGCTGGCCATCCCGTTCCTCTCCGCGCCGGGGCACGCCGAGGATGCCCGCGCCGAGCTGACGGCGGCCAAGGAGGCCCTCGACGCCGGCGACATCGACGACGCCGTCGCCGCCGTCGAGCGGGCCCGCTCGGAGACCGACGACCTCCAGGCGGCGGTGCAGGGAGTCGGCGGCGACGTGTGGAGCCGGGTGCCCGTCGCCGGCGGCGCACTGCGCGACGTGCGACGCCTCGGCAACGCGCTGGACCAGCTCGTCGGCGTGGCCGAGACCGGCGTACGCGTCCTGCCGCAGGTGCGCGGCGAGGAGTCGACCCTCCTCGACGGCGGCAACGTCGACCTCGACGTGCTCGAGTCGGTGATCGCCGACCTGCGCGCGGTCGGCGCCCGGCTCTCCGACGCGCAGGCCGAGCTCGACGCGGTGGCCGACACGCGCCCGCTCGTCGGCGAACGGCTCGCCGAGGCAGCCGCCGACGCCCGGGCCGAGGTCGACCCGCTGGCCGACGGGCTCGACGCCGTCGACCCGCTGCTCACCCACCTGCCCACGATGCTCGGCCGCAATGCGAGTCGTCAGTACCTCGTGGCGTTGCTCAACCCTGCCGAGATGCTCTACTCCGGCGGCACCCCGCAGACCTTCGTGACCGTCGACCTCGACCGCGGCCGCCTGTCGATGGGCGAGACGCTCGACCTCTCGACCGCCCCGGGCGCGGCCCAGCCCCGCTACTGGCGCAAGGTCAAGGGCAACCCGCTGCACCGTGGGCAGGTGAAGCCGGCGCTGGCCACGATGGCGCCTGACTGGGCGGTCTCGGGCAACGAGCTGGCCAACGCCTGGCGCAGCCTGCGCGGGCGCCGGATGGCGGGCGTCGTCGTCATCGACGTGGTCGCCGTCTCGCGGCTGCTGGACGTCTCGGGCCCCCTCGAGGTGCCGGCCCTCGGCACGCTCACCGGTGACAACCTCGTCGAGAAGCTCATCGGCAGCTACGACGACTACCCCGAGCCCGCACAGCGCAAGGCCGTCAACCGCGCCCTCGCACCGGTGTTCGTCGACCGGCTCCTGTCCGGCAACGACCCGGTCGGCACCGGCCGGGTGCTCGGCGAGGCAGCCGACCAGCGGCGCTTCGCCGTCTACCTCCGCAGCCCCGACGAGCAGGCGGTCGTCGACGACCTCGGGCTGACCGGCCGGCTCTCCGACACCGAGCACGACTACCTCGGCGTCTTCACGCAGAACAAGGTGCCCAGCAAGTCCGACTACTGGCAGCGACGCACCGTGAGCACCGACGTCGCGATCCGCGAGGACGGCAGCGCCCGCGTGCGGATGGAGATCGAGGTCCACAACGACTCCCCGCCCTACGCCCAGCCGCTGCCCGACCCCCGCGAGGGCTACTTCACCCGCTGGAACACCCTCAGCGTCGCGCCGTTCCTGCCGAAGGGCGCCACCTTCGACTCGGTGCAGGTCGACGGCGTGCCCCGCGAGGTCTCGCCGCGCAGCTTCTACGGTCGCTACTTCATCCGCCCGGAGATCGAGTTCGCCCCGCAGGCGCGCCACACCCTCGCGGTGACCTACGTCGTGCCCGCCGCCGCCGTGGACCGCGACGGCGCGCTCGCCTACCGGCTGGCCATCGACCCCCAGGGCATGGTCGACCCCCAGGACGTGCGGGTCACGGTGCGCTTCCCGCGCGGCTACGCCGTCGACGCGGAGCTGCCCGAGGGCTGGTCGAGCGCCGGCGGCCGGGTGGCGCGCTATCGCAGCGACGCGCTCGAGAGCGTCGAGTCGTACGAGGTCCTCGCCCACCCCTAG